The DNA sequence CGGTGCAATTACAAAGACCTCTCCTGCTTTTTCCTTCTCCATTAACTCTGCAACACAAGCATTATACCGTTCCGGTCTCTTCTGTAAATCCTCTACAATTTTAGGATACTTCTTATACAACTTCTGCGAAATCACTCCTGCACGCTCCTGCTTTTTCACATATCCTCGTTCTCTGGTAAGAATTACAATATTCTTATCGCAGCCTTCTTTGATTGCCTGCTTATAAGGAATGGAATCCGACAATCCTCCATCCAAATAATAGTGTTTGCCCACCTTTACCGGCTGGAACAAAATCGGCAATGCACAGCTTGCCACAATGACCTCATACTTATCGTCTCTTCTCGGTACTTCAAGGTACTCCGGCTTTCCGGTATGAATATTCGTAACTCCGGCTACCACTTTTCCCGGAAAGGCTTCAAATGCATCCATATCAAAAGGCAATAATTTATTTGGAACTTCCCCAAAAGCAAACTCAAGGTTATAAAAATTTCGCTTTTTCAGTAGGTGTCTTGCTCCCATATAACGCTTATCATTCATGTATTTTGTAGAAAGTTCTAAATTCCTTCCTTTTTGCTTGGATATATATGACACTCCATATGCAATTCCTGCAGAAACGCCAATAAAATAATCCGGCATAATTCCCTCTTCCAAAAACGCATCTGTAACGCCACAGCTGAATACCGTTCTGCTGGCACCGCCTTCCATAGTAATTCCTAACTTCACCAATATTCCCTCTTTCCTTTTATTCTGTCATTCTCCTAATATATTCCCCATTATATAACTTTCCTATTTTTCGGGCAAGGAAAAACATATTTACCTTAATTTTACATACACTTTACTTATACCCCAAAATACATTTTACCTTATTCTGTTATCCTCATAATAAAGGAGGATGTTATTATGAAACAATTATATAAACTTTCCCAACAATTTGAATCAAACGGTTTTGCATCCACTAACATTATGTATGTAATTTTACGTACTCTGGTCGTATTTATTCCCTCTCTTATTGTGGGATTTTTATTAAAGGATATCGTTCAT is a window from the Roseburia sp. 499 genome containing:
- a CDS encoding patatin-like phospholipase family protein is translated as MKLGITMEGGASRTVFSCGVTDAFLEEGIMPDYFIGVSAGIAYGVSYISKQKGRNLELSTKYMNDKRYMGARHLLKKRNFYNLEFAFGEVPNKLLPFDMDAFEAFPGKVVAGVTNIHTGKPEYLEVPRRDDKYEVIVASCALPILFQPVKVGKHYYLDGGLSDSIPYKQAIKEGCDKNIVILTRERGYVKKQERAGVISQKLYKKYPKIVEDLQKRPERYNACVAELMEKEKAGEVFVIAPENTYGVGRTESNPDKLRKLYEEGYRQAKELMPALKKYLEME